Part of the Girardinichthys multiradiatus isolate DD_20200921_A chromosome 14, DD_fGirMul_XY1, whole genome shotgun sequence genome is shown below.
TGAAACTGACTATAAGTTAAATTTTGCGATACACAGACATAGATTTactattatttaaaacaacttcAGATTAAGTCTCACGACTTATTTTTACAACTCGCCTTCACTTTTCAGTTGCATGAAATCAGAAAATAGTTCCGATACTTTCTTCTCATTTTTACGATTAATAAAAATCGCAATTGGTTTTTGTTCACTTTTCGTCTAGAAAGGAATGGTttttgacaaaaactatgatgaTAATTTTTCATcaacaaaattaaaactttaaactgCATTTGAAAAACAATGATGGTGCATAATGGCTCTTTTTCAGTTAACACAGATAATGGTAATATCTCTAATACTAGCATTTAAACTAAACTCAGACATTATACACCTTCAATAAACTCTATTTAAATGTACACTATTTGCCAAACCTAATGGGTCACTTGCTTTACAGACATATGATCCAAAATGACctatttttgataaaaaaaagactttaagaAGATTTTGCCCCAACCTTTGCAGCTGTAACAGCTTCAGCTCTTCTGGACAGGCgttccacaaggtttagaaaTCTGTTTATATTAATCTTTGACCTCTTCATTTCTTCCCTAACAGAATgatcagacactgatgttggacgagAAGGCCAGCCCTGCTATAATTCAtctaatttatcccaaaggCGTTTGATCAGGTTGAGGTCAGTTGGTGACCTTGTCTTGTTATGCTGAAGTATTAAGAGTTCTGAGGGGCTGAGCCCAGCTCCTGAAAAACAGTCAATTACCATATTGCTCtctgcaccaaactttacacttgaaATACTACAGTCAGGTAAGTGATGCTAATGGCATCTGTTAGACATAGACTGGTCTATTTGTTGGCCACACAGGGAGGCACGATTCTTTACTCCAGAGAGTTCAGTGGCGGCGTGCTCTACACCGCTGCATCCGATGCTTTGCTTTTCACTTGGTGATATATTCAGGTTCTTTGTtcttaaatagataaataataagagcttcattttatttattttgtcatagAAGGAATTTGCATTTTAGGAAAATctgtcatttaaattttttgatcatttgaaaaatgtgtcgctataattttaagaaaaaactGTTAGCGACTCTATTTGCACACTCTAAACTGATGAGATACTATattaatttattgttaataaaatGCCAACATTTGAATATAAAACCATTTCATAGTTAAAGCTTGAAGTAGTTTAATATacaatttcaaaacaaattgGGGCTCCTGATGCTAATTGATCCGCTGTTGTTTGTTGTCCCAATAATATCTCTATTCTAGACAGATTTCCTAGACAGGATTTTTTGGCTCCTTTACTTAGTTCTAAACCAGACAAACCTTCACCTGACTGTAACCTTTGTCCCAAGCCTTAATCACTCTGGAAATAATCTATATCTAGCTTCAGGGGTGTCtgttacaaaataaatgtaacatggAGCAtattaatttccctttaggcTACTGTGGACAAATGACGTGCAACATGTTTGGGCATCAGCTAACAGATGCTTACAGGATCTGTGGTCTGATTAATACAAAAATTGTCCTTAGACCGATTAATGAGCTACCGAGATCAGAGGGACTGAAGCAGTTTGCAGATTATTAACATGGTGTCCTGACTTGCTCTTGTTGTGTATGGATGTCCAGGGGTGTTCCCAGTGTGTCCTGGTTGGAGGGGATAGCCTATCTGAACCCATGTCTGTTTTAATTACATGGGTATTAGCTGGTGGGatggtggtggggggggggggggggggggggggggggggctttaTGTCTCGACATCTACCCTTAGGCAAATGTCAAGAAAATATGATATTGTTTTGTTAATTACGGAAAACATTAGTTAACAGCATTATGTAAAGTTTTCTTCAAATGTGCAGGAAATCAGTTGCCTCTAAACGTTCTTCCTTTTGTTCAGTAACTGAGTGTTTTTCTGTAAAGAACTCTTTCTTCATGCGTTTGCTCCTTCCCATCATCTAGTCCTGAGACTGACCTCTATCTCCTCAAGATCAGAccttttaaataatcttttctCACTTGTTTGCTCACTGCAGTCATCCTGGCAGTCACTGTATCCTCAGGCTAAGCCAAACAAGCTGATCAGCCAGGCACCTCTGTACACACTCCCCCCCACTAAGACGCTAATGGCCGGGACGTATAATCCTTCTCAAAAGAACCACAGAGATGCTAATTGTATCTAGCTATAAATACTAGCAACTCCTTGTCCTCTTTCTTCATTTGTCTCTGCCTGTAATGGTAGAGCCAACACTGTCTTCCCAGACGTATTTATACCTAAATACCTAGAGAGGCTGCTGAAGTTGTGGCGAAACTTGCAGTGCTTTCCAAAAAAAGCAACAAGTCCAAGGAGCATCACACACGGATATAACATTTCATGTTGTTCGTGAAGATTTCTCAGCTGAACTACTGTGAAGAAACGAGGTGAGATGTTCCCACTGCCGATGTTCACACCTGACCAGGTGGCCCGGGTGTGCGAGAACCTAGAGGAGACTGGGGATATCGAGCGCCTGGGTCGGTTCCTCTGGTCGCTGCCCGCTGCCGTACCTGGCTCTGCAGGGGAGGCGCTCAACCGGCATGAGTCTGTAATGCGAGCGAGAGCGCTGGTCGCCTTCCACACCGGGAACTTTGAGGCTCTTTATCAAATCCTCCAGAGCCACAGATTTACCCGGGAGTCGCACGCCAAGCTCCAGGACCTCTGGCTGGATGCGCACTACAGAGAGGCGGAAAGGCTCAGAGGGCGGCCGCTGGGCCCTGTGGAGAAGTATCGGATCAGGAAGAAGTTCCCATTGCCTCGCACCATTTGGGATGGCGAGCAAAAGACACACTGCTTCAAGGTTTGTGGTTACATTGATGATATAACCTCTTTTTGAATACCTAGGATGATGATGTAATCTCTTGTCTTGCGTCAAAAAATAGAAGAATATAATGGGCATTTAGAGTGCACAAACACTGTGTAGATATTTCAAAAACCGTCTTTTACTTTTACGCCTGTGAAGACAATTTCCACTCTGACTTTAAAGCCAAACAAGCTGAGGTTGAGCTGTTAAGATGGTCAAAGCCACAGTTATCCTTCAGCCTGCAAGTCTACTACTTGAGGTTGTTGCACAAGTATACTCTACATCAGTAGTTCCCAAAGCTGGggtggcaaaaaaaaacatcaagtgtgtgtgtgtgtattgtgaTCCTTCTTGGAAAACAACAAGAATGAGAAAGGGAAAATGACATCTAtgttaatttatgttttaacaaatgaaaacaacagcaccgacaaacatataaaacaatatattatAACAATATATTATAAGTTGTTTGCATGGTCATTATACTTGTTTATTTGACTTCTGGTAATGTTTTCATACTCAAGCAATAGCTCGGGTTATTTTGTGTGTCAGAAGCACAAAAGTGGGAACCACTGGTCTCTTCCATTTAAGACCTTCATGCTTTAAAATACTGCTGTATAACATCAGATAAACTGATTAAGAAgccaaaatttgttttaatatgtACAAATAATCAATAATGTGTAGACCAccattcattttaaattaaatttagccTTGTTTCATTTAATCCCACTCTGGCATTTATTCCATTAAGCAATTTCACATTtaagaacacagttttaaaCATTCTGTCACTAGAATTCATTTTTGACATTCCCTAAAATATTCTGAATAATTCAAAAttgtatataataatataagaaataaaatataataataactgTTGAACTATTAAAGCattcatttttgtgcattttattttaaaaacggCCTATTGAAAAGATCCAGACACCTGTTAGAGGAATACGAAAGCATGAACCTTGCCTCCATGTTTGTTTGAATTAGCTTTCTCTTGCGGCCAGTGGAAGTATTGTTAATAATAGTATAATCTTTAATTCCAAACCTCAGTGGGGATGACCAGTCTGTCATCCTATTAAGCCCCTTAGCATGATCCAGTTTAGCAGATATACATGTATGTATACCTCTAGCGTAAACAATGTTTATCTGTTTGTAAATCCAGTCTAATATGTTTAAACATATGTTTAAAGACAGCATCATATTAAAGGGATATAAATATAATACAGGCaacagtccatgtgaaaacaagctgtttttttttcttcttagatACTAAAAAATAAGGATTGCAAATGAAATATTCCACATTCTTCTCCAGGAACGAACTCGGAGCTTGCTGAGAGAGTGGTATCTCCAAGATCCTTATCCCAATCCGTCCAGGAAACGCCACTTGGCCCAAGCCACAGGACTCACACCAACACAAGTCGGTAACTGGTTCAAGAACCGCCGCCAAAGAGACCGTGCCGCATCAGCAAAGAACAGGTATGTTCTcatgatattttaaaaagagaaatactAGAAGAGTGAAAATGGTAAACTTAGATCTGAGTTGTGCTTTTTTCAAAATTTACCAGAATTTGGGGCATTTTCATGGATATATAAAAATTTGCAGTCTGTGCTACAGGACCATAGTAAAAGCTTTGTAATCTGTCTCTCCACTCAGGCTTCAACAGGACCCGTCCGTCCTGCCATCGCAAGGCTCCCCTGGTGGTGCCCTTCAAGAGcaccacccccacccccaccttCTGGCCGCCTCCCCACGCCACCTCGGCAGCCCAGAGGCGAGTGACTGTAGCTCAGAGACAGAGCGCAGAGGGACGGGAGCTTCCACTCCGGAGATCTCTGTCAGCAGCGACGGCGAGTTTGAGTCTTGAGACGGACATGATGCAGTTGTTCATACAGGGAAGAGAAGACGGTGGGGCGACTTCTGCCTCTGACTGAACTTTGTAAAAGAAATGATGCACTTAAAAAAAGCACTGAAACGATTGCTGGTCAGTTCGTCCCTTTGCCAATATCattctttttcagttttggtcttttttCTGGTGTGAAAATACGCCGTCTGCCACTGGATGTCTAGTACCAACTGGATTAATTCGTACCGGACAAGGGGACGTTTCAAATCCGCTTTCACAATAGatgatttaaagtcattttctaTTATTTACCTTTAGTCTACTGCATGGAAATGTGTCTATGTGACActatgaatattaaatataaGCAGGAGGTGGCTGGCATTTATTTTGACTTGTTGTGAGGTAATAATTCTGTAAAAGCCCAAATGAGTTTTAGAACCACAATCACTGTTCAAATATTTAGAATTAATACCCAGTTAGATGAATCGCCATAATTCATCAAAAATTACCAAAAGAATTAAACTGGTTGAAGTCATAGATTCTAGAATAGATTGTTTACAGCTACAGACTGGAAGCAGGAAGGGATGAAAACGCCTGGTTCTGAAATGGGGGTACAAACTGGCAAAGGGGGCAAACGGAAACCAGAGCCCACCAAAACCCATAAGCTCGGTTGTTGTGTAGAATGATAAACAACTACAGGTACAAAAACAGAATTTATAAGTCTCGGGTACAGATTTTAGAGATATTCCCAATGTTCTTTAGCTCATGTTTCTTACTGTTTCCAATAAATCTGTAAATAAAGATGATTTTGTAATAGTTCACAGGAAAGCTCCATGCATTTGTGTGGAAACATTATATGAACAATGCCTTGTTTAGGTTATTGCTGTATGTGAACATGTCACCATGCACATTAATGAATTGATATTTATGTGCCCTTACATTTAAAGTAGTGTAAATCATCTATATATTGTCAGCGGTACACTAACAATGGCTCATTGTTGTTTGTCAATGTACTGGTTAAAATCTGCATGTAAACATGATCTCCAACTCCTTTGACTCATTTACAGCCTTAAATGGAACTAAGGGCATTACTATAACACAAGTCGTGAGTCTATGCAAATCTAACTGTCTGTGAATACAACATGCTGCTTCGGACACAAACCATTTGGATTACAGCCACTTCAACCTGTCCACTTCTCCTGCTGTCACTGAATGGAAGACGCTGCTAGAGGTCCCCAAGCTGTTTCGAGTCCATCAGGAGCTGGCAGAGACAAGGGAAAGATTGTGATGCACTCATTGGTTTTTATCTCCATGTGCCTATTACATGTCAGAACAGTAAAAGCCAGTCAAGCGTGTCTTCATTATCACTCTGTTAGGCCTACTGTCTGATTAAATTTTCTTACAACTATCATTTCTCACATTTCTGTAATTCattgaaaatatgtattttgtaaatgttttgtgcaaataAGTAAACCTATTTTTATCCAGCGTGACCGtaggttttttgtatttacaaagTTTCAAGCTGTATGAATGAAGTTTAAAGtaacacaacaaaaaatataagCAACAATGGAACATCATTGTGGTAAATAATTTCTTGTACTCACAGCCAATTGCACTGAACTCATTTTagcttaatttaatttaataaaacattgcTGATGTGAGCAATGCAAGATACAACTTAGAACATACTTACAACATACAACAGGTATGTTAGTAGCCTGCTGCTCCAGATTTTGCTCCTTTTGCTTCATTGATGATTATCCTATTGGTGTCAAGTTGGAGAATTtctgtaaatacaaaaacatttccagaatATCAttcggttttctttttttctaatccTGTTAGCAACATTGCTGGGGCGTATGCTGGCATTTTggtctcaaagaaaaacaggaattgATGTATCTAACGAAGagcaaaaaaagtaaatatctaaacaaaaatattcagtaTCATAAAGCTTGCAACAACATAGCAGAAATCAACTGATTTTATATGTGAGAACAAGCTTTTCTAGCCCACAAAAGGTATGgcttaaattcaaattttaacTCTAATGTTTGACGTTGACATCAAATGTAAACAGAATGCCTTTTTGTTTCAATGCAGTATATGGTCAGTAGCTGTTTTTAATGATCTTTATGGTTTGGAGTCACAAGTTTTTACTGGTTTTTAATGTACATGATCACAAATCACTCAACAATTTTAGCTTTTCAAAGGCtgtaaaaacaaactattttgtATTAGTTTAAAGCGGAGCTCCATGCATTTGTGTGGAAATTGTGAGACATTATACGAACCAAACCTTATGTGGACTTGATCTTATTATCATTTAAATGTTCTTAAAAgatcttttaatatttttttgataCACAACTCTTAAAACCTTTTAACATAGCACATTAAAAACGCTACTCTTGGGGTTTTTACAGCACAGCTATTATCAATATAAACTGACAACACTCCTGCCTTGATGTAAATGGTTtaaatttaacctcattttgattttttttatgcatgAGTCTAACTaaatattgattttaaaaagatcatgaattaattttaatacatCAGAATGAGATTCCAAATAATTCAGACGCACTTGCTATGCAagtcttaaataaaatgatttgtgtagttttataaaaagaacaaattcCTATAAATTGTGGTGAGgcaaaaattcaaaacaaaacaacatagcCTACAGTAAGCTTAAATTTGAACACACCTTGAGCAAACTTAAATAGTAAGATTGCATTATTGCTGACATATTGTTGTCGTGTTGTCGGTGCTAATAAACTTAGCAGCCTTAAGCTATTTTGTTACAAAACTTTCAACAAGTTTTTATGACCATTATAACTCTGTTAAATCTACCCaacagctgaagaaaaaaacacttacCTGCTTTTGAAGACATTTCTGATGCATTTTGAACAAAATATCCTCTTTCTAACTCAATTTTTACAATTCtttacaattaattttttttctaattattttgatGCTGCAGACGTCCCAAAATTATTCCATTGTAAATTCAATCGcgtatatgtacatttaaaaatatattctttattattgagagcaaaatGTACCGGAGTCATATTCTTTGCTTGTCTGTACAAACTcgacaataaagctgattctgaaaatgGCGCCCGTTTCTTTTCCAAGAACCTACCTAaccatgaaaagaaaaaaaactgttaccaGTTAGTAAGCTGCGCCAACTGAACTTAACTAAAATGCTACAAATTTAATAAAGACTGAGAACTGTACACAGACAGTCCTCTCAACGTTTAAAAAACAGGGATGAACGGCAATGCAGTAATGAATTTGTTATCATGAAGGTGAAACCAAACCAGCCATTACCGCCTTCAGATGCATTACTACTTCTCACCACCAGAGGTCAGTATCACAGTCTAATTTGTGTTTATCATACAGCGtctgttaaaatgtttcaataattGTTGGACtgaattaaacataaaattaagAGAAGAGGAACATTTTAGGTACTGTAAGAGGAAGCTTTTGTCATGTCAGAGACATTCTGTGTCATTGTTGGCTAAGATTGTTCCAAGCCACACTCAGCAGTCATATATTCCTCTTATCACATTTACTATTGAATTACTTTTAGTTTTTActgtttatattatttaaatatctcAGCATTGTTAAGATTTATATTAAACATCCATTTGTACAACACACAGGCTTGCATAGAGAGGATGGGTGTAAAAACAGGGGTTCAAGTTGTGTTACTTATCTATactcatattcaataaattatttattattgaaaGGTTCATTTAGTCTAGTAACCCAATTCACTTAGTAGAATGCATTACGTAGACACACAGAGACAGATGTTTTTAAGTCTTTCTGTTAAAATGATGAttctctgcttacagctaatgaaaacacaacatttaaaattagaataacAGACCAATCAAAACATATaagaaagttgttagtttcAGGGGTACTTTTTTGGTCAAAGATTTTGGAGATTTGACTGATAATTTTGCCATGTTAAATTATTTCAATGAACATTTCATCGCAGCAGGGcatatgttttattcttttgacagtgattttaaacaaacagttttaaattaatctgcatttGTAAGCTGTCCCTCTGTCCTtagtttgctaaaaaaaaagttgGACTCCAAAAAGATCAGCTGGTCCTGATATTTAGGATGCATTTTTTTCCAAACCTGGCTGCTGACTTGTACTTTTAATCTAAGCCTCAGCACAAACAAATTGCCTAAAGTTGGTTAGCAGTGGAATTTGTCCATTCACTGCTAAAAGCAGTTGATCCCTCAACTGTAAAAAATTACAAGCCTATCTCAGAATTATGTATTCTGGCAAAAGTTTTTGAAATACTGGTCTGTAATAAactaaaggatttttttttggataaaCAGCATTCATCAGTCAGGTTTTAGGAAGCAGCACATCACTGCTTCTGCTCCCCTTaaaggttttaatgatgtgTTTGAGGCATTGGATTTCAAACGGATTTGTAATGCTGTGTTAATGGACTTAACCAAGCCATTTGACACAGTGGATCAGAGTCTCTTGCTAGAAATTATGTCCAATAATAGCATCTCCAAACAAGCTGCCTTTTGGTTTGCAAATTACTTGGCAAGTAGGACACGGTGTGTTCAGATGGTTGGAATTAATTCCAACTTTCTTGAAGTCACAAAGGTGTACCTCAAAGCTCAGTCCTAGGACCTATCTTCTTCAGAATATACATAAATGATCTGTGTACAGACTTGTCTAATGCTTCCTACCATTTTTATGCAGGTGATTCTGTAATTTACTGCTGTGTACATTAGATTGCACAGACATTTGAATTTCTACAGTCTGCCTTTGATGCAGTGCAGATTCATCTGGAGCAGCTGAAACTGATCCTAAATGCTGAAATATCTAAAataatggtttttttttattcatctgttccctctgagaacatcctgtttaTCAGAACTACACAAGGTAAATTTCCTGTACTACCAGTCACAAGTACCTGGGATTAATTATTGATGGGAAGCTTTCTTTCAAAGGTcatgttaaaatgtgttcttCAAATTAAGGTTGCAGCTCGGTTTCTTTTACAAAAACGAGTCATGCTTGTCCCTCAGAGCTCGGTAGCTTGTGATAACAGCTACTTTTTTGCTCGTACTTGATTAAGGCGATGTTGTGTATATGTGTGGTTTAACCAGCC
Proteins encoded:
- the six7 gene encoding SIX homeobox 7 — its product is MFPLPMFTPDQVARVCENLEETGDIERLGRFLWSLPAAVPGSAGEALNRHESVMRARALVAFHTGNFEALYQILQSHRFTRESHAKLQDLWLDAHYREAERLRGRPLGPVEKYRIRKKFPLPRTIWDGEQKTHCFKERTRSLLREWYLQDPYPNPSRKRHLAQATGLTPTQVGNWFKNRRQRDRAASAKNRLQQDPSVLPSQGSPGGALQEHHPHPHLLAASPRHLGSPEASDCSSETERRGTGASTPEISVSSDGEFES